A window of the Xiashengella succiniciproducens genome harbors these coding sequences:
- a CDS encoding transposase produces MDKHPITGRSLERYYPIQGDQFERAYKEHLSGFSEWSDAEHAQSWLLFPENMGASLSIDETSLSRGELYTIISNKSARGRKGTIVAIVKGTKINDVVKVVKTLPFETRLLVKEVTMDFSDSMHAIVEKCFPDAIITLDRFHVQQLCNEAMQETRLQIKREARKMEIENREQHKMKLHRRMVSRKKNKVSNRGRKPNRKNEAYKPEYLENGDTLCELVTRSRYLLMTSADNWTETQKLRAELLFKYFPKLRTAYSLTHSLRMIFSNKMATKESAAEALKKWYNKVTDFENDAFNTVSATIYQREKEILNYFVNRSTNASAESLNAKIKHFRTQLRGVIDVNFFLYRLTLIYA; encoded by the coding sequence TTGGATAAACACCCCATAACAGGGCGATCTCTTGAGCGTTATTATCCTATACAGGGCGACCAATTTGAGCGGGCCTACAAAGAGCATTTAAGTGGTTTTTCTGAGTGGTCTGATGCTGAACATGCGCAATCATGGCTTCTATTTCCTGAGAATATGGGAGCCTCTCTCAGTATCGATGAAACATCACTTTCCAGAGGAGAGCTCTACACGATAATATCAAACAAGAGTGCTCGCGGGCGCAAAGGCACCATCGTTGCTATTGTTAAAGGAACGAAGATAAACGATGTTGTTAAAGTAGTAAAGACACTCCCGTTTGAAACGCGCCTGCTGGTTAAAGAGGTCACAATGGACTTTTCTGACAGCATGCATGCCATTGTAGAAAAGTGCTTTCCGGATGCCATAATAACGCTGGATCGCTTTCATGTTCAGCAGTTATGTAATGAGGCTATGCAGGAGACCAGGCTGCAAATAAAGCGTGAGGCGCGCAAAATGGAAATTGAGAATCGAGAGCAGCACAAAATGAAGTTGCATCGGAGAATGGTCAGCAGAAAGAAAAATAAGGTTAGTAACCGTGGCAGGAAACCTAATCGCAAGAATGAAGCCTATAAACCCGAATACCTTGAAAATGGAGACACCTTATGTGAATTGGTTACACGCAGCAGATACCTTCTTATGACCTCTGCCGACAACTGGACCGAGACTCAAAAGCTAAGAGCTGAGCTTCTATTTAAGTACTTTCCAAAACTGAGAACCGCCTATAGCCTGACACACTCCTTACGCATGATCTTTTCCAACAAGATGGCAACAAAGGAGTCGGCGGCAGAGGCACTAAAGAAGTGGTATAACAAAGTGACTGATTTTGAAAATGACGCATTCAATACGGTTTCAGCAACAATCTATCAAAGAGAAAAGGAGATCTTGAACTACTTTGTTAACCGGTCAACCAATGCATCAGCAGAATCCCTTAATGCGAAAATCAAACACTTTAGGACCCAACTTAGAGGAGTCATTGATGTTAACTTCTTTCTCTACAGGTTAACTCTAATTTATGCATGA
- a CDS encoding type II toxin-antitoxin system RelE/ParE family toxin has protein sequence MYIIEKTEEFDKWLRKLKDLRAKAKILFRIQKIENDEHFGDCKLVGNGIRELKIDFAKGYRVYFKESDGKIIILLIGGDKSTQQRDIEKAKEILKRIKK, from the coding sequence ATGTATATAATTGAGAAGACAGAAGAATTTGACAAATGGCTGAGAAAACTTAAAGATTTAAGAGCCAAAGCCAAAATATTGTTTCGTATTCAAAAGATTGAGAATGATGAACACTTTGGCGACTGCAAACTTGTTGGGAATGGTATTCGGGAGTTGAAAATTGACTTTGCTAAAGGATACAGGGTATACTTTAAAGAATCTGACGGAAAAATCATTATCCTGCTTATTGGTGGAGATAAATCAACTCAGCAGAGAGACATTGAAAAGGCAAAAGAGATTTTAAAACGAATTAAAAAGTAA
- a CDS encoding addiction module antidote protein — MGTSKFDIADYLDSNEMIAEYLNTVLAEGNEADVIVAIGHIAKSIGMTKIAQETGLSRTSLYKALSEGAKPQFETIMKVLKAIGGQIQINPMNA; from the coding sequence ATGGGAACATCAAAATTTGATATAGCTGACTATTTAGATAGTAACGAGATGATTGCTGAATATCTTAATACTGTTTTAGCAGAGGGAAACGAAGCCGATGTAATTGTAGCTATTGGACATATAGCAAAATCAATCGGCATGACCAAAATTGCTCAAGAAACTGGATTAAGTAGGACAAGTTTATACAAAGCTTTATCGGAAGGTGCAAAACCTCAGTTTGAGACGATTATGAAAGTATTAAAAGCAATAGGCGGACAGATACAAATAAATCCCATGAATGCATAA